A section of the Streptomyces sp. NBC_01591 genome encodes:
- the trpD gene encoding anthranilate phosphoribosyltransferase: MNVVTPIGGDSVADRSWPGVLNPLMRGENLTADDTAWAMDRIMSGDASDVQIAGFAVALRAKGETIDEVSGLVRAMYEHANTIHVPGRTVDIVGTGGDLAKTVNISTMSAVVIAGTGAKVVKHGNRASSSASGSSDVLEKLGVNLDLSAQRVVEVAEEAGITFCFAVKFHPALRYVARARKELGTPTTFNILGPLTNPARVRSQAVGVADLKMAPIVAGVLAERGNSALVFRGDDGLDELTTTATSRVWVVRDGTVREEAFDPRDVGLELVPVQALRGADASYNADVARRVLAGERGPAREAVLLNSAAALAALDPTDDTLNEQLAAGIAKAAESIDSGAAARALERWVAVSNA; the protein is encoded by the coding sequence ATGAACGTTGTGACCCCGATCGGCGGCGACAGCGTGGCGGACCGTTCCTGGCCCGGTGTGCTGAACCCCCTGATGCGCGGCGAGAACCTCACCGCCGACGACACCGCGTGGGCGATGGACCGCATCATGAGCGGTGACGCGTCCGATGTGCAGATCGCCGGATTCGCGGTGGCCCTGCGTGCCAAGGGCGAGACGATCGACGAGGTGTCCGGCCTGGTACGGGCGATGTACGAGCACGCCAACACCATCCACGTGCCCGGTCGTACGGTCGACATCGTCGGCACCGGCGGCGACCTCGCCAAGACGGTCAACATCTCCACCATGTCGGCGGTCGTCATCGCCGGCACCGGCGCCAAGGTCGTCAAGCACGGCAACCGCGCCTCCTCGTCGGCGAGCGGTTCCTCCGACGTGCTGGAGAAGCTCGGCGTCAACCTGGACCTCAGCGCGCAGCGGGTCGTCGAGGTCGCCGAGGAGGCGGGCATCACCTTCTGCTTCGCGGTGAAGTTCCACCCCGCACTGCGTTACGTCGCCAGGGCCCGCAAGGAGCTCGGCACGCCGACGACGTTCAACATTCTGGGGCCGCTCACCAACCCGGCCAGGGTGCGTTCCCAGGCCGTCGGTGTCGCCGACCTGAAGATGGCGCCGATCGTCGCCGGTGTCCTTGCCGAGCGCGGCAATTCGGCGCTGGTCTTCCGCGGCGACGACGGCCTGGACGAGCTGACGACGACCGCGACCTCGCGGGTCTGGGTGGTCCGGGACGGAACGGTGCGCGAGGAGGCGTTCGACCCGCGCGACGTCGGCCTGGAGCTGGTGCCCGTGCAGGCCCTGCGCGGTGCGGACGCCTCGTACAACGCCGACGTGGCCCGGCGCGTGCTGGCCGGTGAGCGGGGGCCCGCCCGGGAAGCCGTGCTGCTCAACTCGGCGGCGGCCCTGGCGGCTCTCGACCCGACGGACGACACGCTGAACGAGCAGCTCGCGGCCGGGATCGCGAAGGCCGCCGAGTCCATCGACTCGGGGGCGGCGGCACGCGCGCTGGAGCGCTGGGTGGCGGTCAGCAACGCCTGA
- the qcrB gene encoding cytochrome bc1 complex cytochrome b subunit → MSTATTNTSGAAAPGNRKAPAGERVADWADGRLGIYSLAKANMRKIFPDHWSFMLGEIALYSFIIIILTGVYLTLFFEPSMGEVVYHGSYEPMQGIRMSQAYASTLDISFDVRGGLLVRQIHHWAALIFLAGMFVHMMRVFFTGAFRKPREINWLFGFLLFVLGMFTGFTGYSLPDDLLSGTGVRFTQGAILSTPIVGTYLSMFLFGGEFPGHDFVARFYSIHILLLPGIMLGLLVAHLILVFYHKHTQFAGPGRTNKNVVGMPLLPVYMAKAGGFFFLVFGIIAIIAAIATINPIWNIGPYRPDQVSTGAQPDWYMGFAEGLIRVMPGWEINLWGHTLVLGVFIPLMAFGLVLGIIAVYPFVESWITGDKREHHILDRPRNAPTRTAFGVAWITEYVVVFIGGANDLWATHFHLSLNAISWFVRIFIFVGPVIAFVATRRICLGLQRRDKEKVLHGRESGIIKRLPHGEFVEIHEPLGPEQLHTLTAHEQYKPVEIGPTVDENGVERKVSLLQKLRARLSKGYFGENNQIAKPTVEEYKEITSGHGHH, encoded by the coding sequence ATGAGTACTGCGACCACGAACACATCTGGTGCTGCCGCACCGGGCAATCGCAAGGCGCCCGCCGGTGAGCGGGTGGCCGACTGGGCGGACGGCCGGCTCGGGATCTACTCCCTGGCCAAGGCCAACATGCGCAAGATCTTCCCGGACCACTGGTCCTTCATGCTCGGGGAGATCGCGCTCTACAGCTTCATCATCATCATCCTCACGGGTGTGTATCTGACGCTGTTCTTCGAACCGAGCATGGGCGAGGTCGTGTACCACGGCTCGTACGAGCCGATGCAGGGCATCCGGATGTCGCAGGCCTACGCCTCGACGCTGGACATCAGCTTCGACGTCCGCGGTGGTCTGCTGGTTCGCCAGATCCACCACTGGGCCGCGCTGATCTTCCTGGCCGGCATGTTCGTGCACATGATGCGCGTCTTCTTCACGGGGGCGTTCCGCAAGCCGCGTGAGATCAACTGGCTGTTCGGCTTCCTGCTGTTCGTGCTGGGTATGTTCACCGGCTTCACCGGCTACTCGCTCCCGGACGACCTGCTGTCCGGTACGGGTGTCCGCTTCACCCAGGGCGCGATCCTGTCGACGCCGATCGTCGGCACGTACCTCTCGATGTTCCTGTTCGGCGGAGAGTTCCCCGGTCACGACTTCGTCGCCCGGTTCTACTCGATCCACATCCTGCTGCTGCCGGGCATCATGCTCGGTCTGCTGGTGGCGCACCTGATCCTGGTCTTCTACCACAAGCACACGCAGTTCGCGGGTCCCGGCCGCACCAACAAGAACGTCGTCGGCATGCCGCTGCTGCCGGTGTACATGGCGAAGGCCGGTGGCTTCTTCTTCCTGGTCTTCGGCATCATCGCCATCATCGCGGCGATCGCCACGATCAACCCGATCTGGAACATCGGCCCGTACCGCCCGGACCAGGTGTCCACCGGCGCCCAGCCCGACTGGTACATGGGCTTCGCCGAGGGTCTGATCCGAGTGATGCCCGGCTGGGAGATCAACCTCTGGGGTCACACGCTCGTCCTGGGTGTGTTCATCCCGCTGATGGCCTTCGGACTGGTGCTCGGGATCATCGCCGTCTACCCGTTCGTCGAGTCCTGGATCACCGGGGACAAGCGCGAGCACCACATCCTGGACCGCCCGCGCAACGCCCCGACCCGGACGGCCTTCGGCGTCGCCTGGATCACCGAGTACGTCGTCGTCTTCATCGGCGGTGCCAACGACCTGTGGGCCACGCACTTCCACCTGTCGCTGAACGCCATCTCCTGGTTCGTCCGGATCTTCATCTTCGTCGGCCCGGTCATCGCGTTCGTCGCCACCCGGCGGATCTGCCTCGGCCTCCAGCGCCGCGACAAGGAGAAGGTGCTGCACGGGCGCGAGTCCGGCATCATCAAGCGCCTGCCGCACGGTGAGTTCGTCGAGATCCACGAGCCGCTCGGCCCCGAGCAGCTGCACACGCTCACCGCGCACGAGCAGTACAAGCCGGTCGAGATCGGCCCGACGGTCGACGAGAACGGTGTCGAGCGCAAGGTGTCTCTCCTGCAGAAGCTGCGGGCCCGGCTCAGCAAGGGCTACTTCGGCGAGAACAACCAGATCGCCAAGCCCACCGTCGAGGAGTACAAGGAGATCACCAGCGGCCACGGTCACCACTGA